A portion of the Glycine max cultivar Williams 82 chromosome 10, Glycine_max_v4.0, whole genome shotgun sequence genome contains these proteins:
- the LOC102660320 gene encoding protein FANTASTIC FOUR 3: MAAIVHHGLQSHLESQHTESIALKLRLPSSKPPLPQLIDLAFKPSFWDSSSTIKPHSEENNNNKKSTPANPNSWSFREALSNVTKEPSQNQTTYVHPQQKRFSLSLSPKSLQLCTENLGNESGSDSGSDSDENSIDMFSSVNGNSGTREQTQQRQPRQLSTAKKAKTQNFPPPLTTIRGGSESLRVRPHREDGRLVIEVTKVPPSSSCFHAERSHGRLRLCFLTNHTPSFETEAAAEEEDDVEEKEPFVNDKGFENEIGGQVKDTTKEEQEETEDETGEEEEQDEECVACGYVKSDVIIMEKYERLRRCKEGGDHENYEFLNWSEPRLVATS, translated from the coding sequence ATGGCTGCAATTGTGCACCACGGATTGCAGTCACACCTTGAGTCCCAACACACTGAGTCAATAGCACTCAAACTGAGGCTCCCTTCCTCAAAACCACCCCTTCCTCAACTCATTGATTTAGCCTTCAAACCCTCTTTCTGGGATTCAAGTTCAACCATCAAACCCCACAGCGaagaaaacaataacaacaagAAGTCCACACCCGCAAACCCCAATTCTTGGAGCTTCCGCGAAGCACTCTCCAACGTCACAAAAGAACCATCACAGAACCAAACCACCTACGTGCACCCTCAGCAGAAACGCTTCTCCCTGAGCCTCAGTCCAAAGAGCCTCCAGCTGTGCACCGAAAACCTCGGAAACGAAAGTGGCAGCGACAGTGGCAGTGACAGTGATGAAAACAGCATTGACATGTTCTCCTCAGTGAACGGGAATTCGGGGACAAGGGAACAAACCCAACAAAGGCAACCTCGTCAACTTTCGACAGCGAAGAAAGCGAAAACCCAGAACTTTCCACCCCCTTTGACAACGATAAGGGGGGGATCAGAATCTCTTCGCGTGAGACCTCACCGCGAAGATGGACGGCTAGTGATTGAAGTCACCAAGGTCCCACCTAGTTCCTCGTGCTTTCATGCTGAACGAAGCCATGGCCGCCTTCGCCTCTGCTTTCTGACAAACCACACTCCAAGTTTTGAGACGGAAGCAGcagcagaagaagaagatgacgTTGAAGAAAAAGAACCATTCGTCAATGATAAAGGATTCGAAAACGAAATAGGTGGACAAGTAAAAGACACTACCAAAGAAGAACAAGAGGAAACAGAGGACGAAACAGGGGaggaagaagaacaagatgaggAATGTGTTGCATGTGGGTATGTGAAGAGTGATGTCATTATCATGGAAAAGTACGAGAGGCTGAGAAGGTGCAAAGAAGGTGGTGACCACGAGAactatgaatttttaaattggagTGAGCCACGTTTGGTGGCTACTTCGTAA
- the LOC100786821 gene encoding uncharacterized protein isoform X1 (The sequence of the model RefSeq protein was modified relative to this genomic sequence to represent the inferred CDS: added 47 bases not found in genome assembly) — translation MAKKNKKQATEGEVEPELNTNNDDSDDSHNKKKLKKKNKKMKIPTVSIAVPGSIIDNVPTLELATRLAGQIARAATIFRINEVVVFDNKSNPDNDSVLDNSNDESGASFLMQILQYLETPQYLRKALFPMHNSLRFVGLLPPLDAPHHLRKHEWGPYREGVTVKERHLNSGATLVDVGLVKNVIVDQIFKPGRRVTVAMGTDRNLDSDLPRQVVSSSKPTREEGTYWGYQVRYAHNISAVFKDCAYKRGYDFIIGTSEHGQIIKSSDLEIPSFRHLLIAFGGLAGLEESIEEDDNLKGKKAQDAFNLYLNTCPHQGSRTIRTEEAILISLQYFQEPISRALQC, via the exons ATGGcgaagaagaacaagaagcaGGCAACAGAGGGCGAGGTGGAACCGGAACTCAACACCAACAATGACGACAGCGATGATTCTCACAATAAGAAGAAActtaagaaaaagaataagaagatgAAAATACCCACAGTTAGCATAGCCGTGCCTGGTTCCATCATTGACAACGTTCCAACTCTCGAGCTCGCTACCCGG TTGGCTGGTCAAATCGCTCGTGCCGCAACCATTTTCCGAATCAACGAG GTGGTTGTGTTCGACAATAAAAGTAACCCAGATAATGATTCCGTGCTGGATAATTCGAATGATGAAAGTGGTGCCTCTTTTCTGATGCAAATCCTGCAGTATCTTGAGACACCTCAGTATTTGAGGAAGGCTCTTTTTCCAATGCATAACAGCCTACGATTTGTG GGCCTGTTGCCACCCCTTGATGCTCCACACCATTTGCGCAAACATGAATGGGGTCCTTATCGAGAAG GTGTCACTGTAAAAGAAAGACACTTGAACTCTGGGGCAACGCTAGTTGATGTTGGGTTAGTGAAG AATGTTATAGTTGACCAAATATTTAAACCAGGAAGAAGAGTTACTGTTGCCATGGGTACCGACCGAAATTTGGATTCTG ATTTACCACGCCAGGTCGTCTCATCATCTAAGCCTACCAGGGAAGAAGGAACATATTGGGGATATCAAGTGC CGTGGCTATGATTTTATAATTGGTACCTCTGAGCATGGTCAGATTATTAAGTCTTCTGATCTTGAAATACCTTCTTTCAG ACATTTATTGATTGCCTTTGGTGGACTGGCTGGGTTGGAAGAGAGTATTGAAGAAGATGATAACTTAAAG GGAAAAAAGGCACAGGATGCattcaatttatatttaaatacatgTCCACATCAGGGCAGCCGAACAATTCGAACAGAG GAAGCTATTTTGATCTCTCTCCAGTACTTCCAAGAACCGATCAGCCGAGCATTGCAGTGTTGA
- the LOC100786821 gene encoding uncharacterized protein LOC100786821 (The RefSeq protein has 3 substitutions, 5 frameshifts, 1 non-frameshifting indel compared to this genomic sequence): protein MAKKNKKQATEGEVEPELNTNNDDSDDSHNKKKLKKKNKKMKIPTVSIAVPGSIIDNVPTLELATRLAGQIARAATIFRINEVVVFDNKSNPDNDSVLDNSNDESGASFLMQILQYLETPQYLRKALFPMHNSLRFVGLLPPLDAPHHLRKHEWGPYREGVTAKERHLNSGATLVDVGLVKNVIVDQIFKPGRRVTVAMGTDRNLDSDLPRQVVSSSKPTREEGTYWGYQVRYAHNISAVFKDCAYKRGYDFIIGTSEHGQIIKSSDLEIPSFRHLLIAFGGLAGLEESIEEDDNLKGKKAQDAFNLYLNTCPHQGSRTIRTEEAILISPVLPRTDQPSIAVLNIVEVLKFI, encoded by the exons ATGGcgaagaagaacaagaagcaGGCAACAGAGGGCGAGGTGGAACCGGAACTCAACACCAACAATGACGACAGCGATGATTCTCACAATAAGAAGAAActtaagaaaaagaataagaagatgAAAATACCCACAGTTAGCATAGCCGTGCCTGGTTCCATCATTGACAACGTTCCAACTCTCGAGCTCGCTACCCGG TTGGCTGGTCAAATCGCTCGTGCCGCAACCATTTTCCGAATCAACGAG GTGGTTGTGTTCGACAATAAAAGTAACCCAGATAATGATTCCGTGCTGGATAATTCGAATGATGAAAGTGGTGCCTCTTTTCTGATGCAAATCCTGCAGTATCTTGAGACACCTCAGTATTTGAGGAAGGCTCTTTTTCCAATGCATAACAGCCTACGATTTGTG GGCCTGTTGCCACCCCTTGATGCTCCACACCATTTGCGCAAACATGAATGGGGTCCTTATCGAGAAG GTGTCACTGTAAAAGAAAGACACTTGAACTCTGGGGCAACGCTAGTTGATGTTGGGTTAGTGAAG AATGTTATAGTTGACCAAATATTTAAACCAGGAAGAAGAGTTACTGTTGCCATGGGTACCGACCGAAATTTGGATTCTG ATTTACCACGCCAGGTCGTCTCATCATCTAAGCCTACCAGGGAAGAAGGAACATATTGGGGATATCAAGTGCGTT ATGCACATAAT AGTGC ACTTGT TTGTGA GCGTGGCTATGATTTTATAATTGGTACCTCTGAGCATGGTCAGATTATTAAGTCTTCTGATCTTGAAATACCTTCTTTCAG ACATTTATTGATTGCCTTTGGTGGACTGGCTGGGTTGGAAGAGAGTATTGAAGAAGATGATAACTTAAAG GGAAAAAAGGCACAGGATGCattcaatttatatttaaatacatgTCCACATCAGGGCAGCCGAACAATTCGAACAGAG GAAGCTATTTTGATCTCTC CAGTACTTCCAAGAACCGATCAGCCGAGCATTGCAGTGTTGAACATTGTTGAAGTCTTAAAATTCATATAG